TATAATCATTCCGGTATAAAAGGAAGTCTCACTATACCTTTCGGAAAGAGTCTTTTTTTACAATCAAATGCAGATTTTTATAAAAGCAGTATTGAATATGAAGGAAGTTTAAATGAACTCAATGATTGGACAATGAACAGTCAATTGATTTATGTGAACCAAAAACACGGAACTGTAGCAGGGCTTATCTATCAAAATAATTTGAAAAAAGTTATTACGGCACAAGGTTATAAAATGTGGAATAATGATTTTTGGGCATTACTGGTTCAACAACCGTTTTTTAAGAAAAAATTAAACGTGATGTTTTTGTATATATTGCCTTTAAATATTGGAGCAGATTATGAACAAGGTTCATATATTGAAACAAGCACATATAATGAAAGAAAAATTGAAGACCTCAATATTCTTAAAAATATATTTATGGTTCAAATAAGTTATCGAATAAATAAAGGAAAATCTATACGCAAAACAGAGAAAGATATTGAACAAGAAGAAGAAAAAACATCAAAGTCGTTATTTTAGAAACAATAGAAAAATTGTATATATGGTGGTCTCTAAAAATTCAAAGTTCAAGGCTTTCAAATTTTTCAAAGCTTGAGTTTACCCTTGTAAATGAATGTTTTGAAAAATTTGTATAACGCAGAAATTTGAAATTTTAGAGACCACCATATCTACAAACTACATTCAACGAACCATAAACAAGTTTTGCCGGTTTATATTAAAAATATACTTTTACCGATAATTTATTTTTCACTAAAAAAACTATTATGTACAAAACCATTTTAACATTACTGATTTTAACTTTTTCATTTGTCGGATTTGCTCAGAAAACAAATGATCACGGCGGAAAAGTTCCTTTGGATAAAAATGTTATTTACGGAACATTGCCTAACGGAATGAAATATTACATCAGGCATAACGAAGTGCCGAAAGACAGAGCTGAATATTACATTGTTCATAATGTAGGTGCTGTTTTAGAAAATAAAGACCAAAACGGATTAGCTCACTATACTGAGCATATGGCTTTCAACGGCACAAAAAATTTCCCCGGTAAAGGAATACTGGATTTTATGGAGTTGAACGGAGTTGCTTTCGGACATAATGTAAATGCTTTTACTTCTCATGATGTAACAGCATATATGCTTTCAAAAGTTCCGACAACAAGACCCGGTTTAATTGATACATCATTATTGGTACTTCATGATTGGTCATGTTTTATATCTATGGAAGATAAAGAAATTGATCTTGAAAGAGGTGTTATTCATGAAGAATGGAGAACAAGAAGAACTGCTGATTTCAGATTGCGAAAAAAAACGGCAGAAGTACTGTTCAACGGTTCAAAATACGTAGAGCATGATGTTATTGGTGATATAGATGTTATTGATAACCACGAATACAAAACCATGAGAGATTTTTATTTTGACTGGTATCGTCCTGACCTTCAGGCTTTAATTGTAATTGGTGATTTTGATCCTCAGGATATTGAAAACAGAATTAAAAAGATATTTGCTGATATTCCTAAAAGAGAAAACCCTAAAGAACGCTATTATATTGACATACACGATAACAAAGAGCCTTTAATAAAGGTGGCTACTGATCCTGAAGCAAGCAGAATATCTGTCCAACTTGTTTATAAACATGATATTGTTGAGCCTGAAAATAAGGATATGAATTATTATAAATTGCAAATTGAAAACTCATTGTATCAGATAATGTTCAATAATCGTTTAAATGAATTAACACAATCTGAACATCCTCCTTATGTTTATGCATATAATTTCTATGGTGATATTGTCAGAAAAAAAGCTGCATATTACACAATGGGAATTGCCAATCCGGGTGAAATTCATTTAACCCTTGCCACCTTATTAACAGAGAACAAGCGTGTAAAAGAACACGGTTTTACTGAATCTGAACTTGAAAGAGCAAAATCTGAATTATTAATGCGTTTGGAAAAACAATATAATGAAAGAAGCAAAACAAAATCTGAAAGGTATGTTTGGCGATATTTCAGTAATTTTTTGACAAATGAACCGGCTCCCGGAATTGAATTTGAGTTTGATTATAATAAGAAGATTTTACCAAGTATAGCTGTCGGAGAAGTTAACATACTGGCAAAGAACAGAATTACAGAAAATAATATGGTAGTTACGGTAACAGGTCCCGAAATTGAAGGAAAGGAATTATTCAAGGAATCTGAAATATTAGAGATTATTGAAAAAATCAAAACAAGACCTGTTGAGGCTTATGTTGATAATGTATTGGATGAGCCTTTATTAAAAGATATTCCGAAAGCATCAGAAATGATTAGTGAAACTACAGAAAACGGGCTTACTGAATACAAATATGATAACGGTGTAACAGTTGTGATAAAACCTACGGATTTTAAAGATGATGAAATATTAATGACAGCATTCAGTTACGGAGGAGTTTCTTTAATATCTGATGAAGATATTCCTTCTGCAATGATGGCATCATCAATTATTTCAATGTCCGGCGTTGGTGAATTTTCAAATATTGAATTACAAAAAAAATTAAGCGGAAAAAATGTTCGTGTAAGTACTTTTATTGATATGAACGATGAAGGTTTTAACGGTAATTGCTCACCCGCAGAATTTGAAACTTTGTTGCAATTAACCTATTTATATTTTACTTCTCCAAGAAAAGATGAAACAGCATATTCTGCATATATGCAAAGATTAATGGCTTTCTTTGAGAATAAAAGTTTAGATCCTAATGCAAGATTCAGGGATACAATATCAGTTACTATGGCAGATTATCATCCGAGAGTGATGCCTTTTAATAAGGAATTGTTGAGTAAGGTTGATTATGAGAAGTTATTTGATATTTATAAAGATCGTTTTAAAGATGCCGAAGATTTTGTATTTATTTTTGTAGGAAATATTGATTCGAAAACTGCAAAGCCCCTTATTGATTCATATTTGGGTGGTTTACCGAGCAATGACAGAGAGGAAACTTTTAAAGATAATAATATTAGAACACCTAAAGGCATTGTTGACAAAAAACTTAAATTCAAGTTAGAAGTAGATAAAAGCACTGTATATGTAAATTTTTCGGGGGATTATAAATATACACCAAAAAACAATGTTGATTTGGCAGCTTTGAGGTATCTTTTTAATCTTCGTTATACAGAAACAATCAGAGAAGAAGAAGGAGGAACATATGGTGTAAGAGTTAGTTCTGAAAGAAATCATTATCCGATAGAAACTTATCAAATGAAATTTAAGTTTGATTGTGCACCTGAAAAATCTGAACATCTGACTTCAATTATTTACAGAGAAGTTGAAAAAATTAAAAAAGAAGGGCCTACAAAAGAAGATTTTCAAAAAACAGTAGAATATCTTAAGAAAAACAGAGAGGAACAATTAAGAGAAAACTCATTTTGGAAATCGGCATTATTAAAAAAATATTATCACGGATATGATCCTACAGATGCAGAAAATTTTGATGACTTAGTTAATTCGTTAACAATCGAAAGTCTTAAAAAAGCAGTAAATAAATTTTTTAATAATGATAAACATGTTCAAATAGTTTTAATGCCGGAATAATAATATTATCAATCATGAGTTCGGTTTAAAAAGGTGAAAAATCATCCAATAGATGCATAGCAACTTTCTGTAATTAGGTAGAAATAAGCAAGATAGGTTTTGTGCATTTGAATTAGGCTATTAGTTAATAATGAACATTCTTTTATACAGTTTAAAACATTGATGTAATCACACAGAATCCACAGAAATTCAAAGGTTTTTCTGTGTTATTCTGTGGTATCTGTGCGAAAATAAAATATAAAAGCTAATATTCATAAGAAACGTTAGTATTAGTTAAGTGCCTAATTCAATTGTACATCTTTCAGAATCAGTTGCTTTGCACCTTTTTTTAAACTGCACTTAATTATATTTTAAACCTTCCCGTTTTTCGGGAAGGTTTTTATTTTTTTGTAACATTTAACTTTTTGTGTCGTCTTAAGAGAAGATATTAGATTTTTAAAAACTAAATAAATACAAAATGAAAAAGTTACTAACATTGTCAAGTTTAATGCTGATTTTTTTCACCTTAATATCTTGTAATATTTCAGGTGTTAAAGGCAGCAAAAATGTCATTAAAAAAAATCGAACGATTACCGAATCTTTCAATGCAATAAAAGTAAGCCAAGGTATTGATGTTTATTTGAAACAATCGGATAATATATCCGTAACTGTTGAAGCAGATGATAATATTTATGATCTTCTTATAACAGAAGTAAAAAATAATGTTTTACATATCTATTTTGAAAAGAATGTAGGACGCGTAAAAGCCAAAATAGTATATGTGTCAATGAAAGAGATAGTTGCCTTAACATCATCAAGCGGAGCTGATATTAAAGGTGAAGGAAAAATAACAGGAAATATTCTTGATTTGAAAGCATCAAGCGGAGCTGATATTGAATTGGAATGTGATGTTGAAGAATTAACATGTACAAGCAGCAGTGGTTCTGATATTGATATTTCAGGTACATGTAAAAAATTTGAAGCAAACTCAAGCAGCGGATCGGATATTAATGCCGAAGATTTAAAATCAAATCATGTTGATGCAGAATCTTCAAGCGGTTCTGATATCACAGTTTATGTAATTGAAACATTAAAAGCAGATGCAAGCAGCGGAGCTGATATAATATATAAAGGCGAACCGAAAGAAAAAGATATTGAAAAATCTTCCGGAGGAAGTGTAAGAGGAAGATAAAAATTATTTTTCATACACAGCAATAAATCAAATGTACAGAGCATCACAATTTTGTGGTGCTTTTTTATAAAGGACGAATTCGAAAATTATTTTCTTAAAGATGCAGAAAAAATTATAAATTAGATTAATTTTGTTTTTATTTAAACAATTAAAAAACTTTATTATGGCAGATTTTAATAAACAAAGATTATTTATTGTAATTGCGGCAGGTGTTGGTGTAATAGCAACATTCCTTCCTTGGGCAAGTTTTGTTTTCGGTAGTGTAAGCGGTTTGCAGACTTATGGGTGGTTATCTATGCTTTTATATGCCGGAGCCGGAGCAATAGCTTTTCTCGGTGAAAAAGAACTGGCAGTTGAAAAAAGTAAAATGATGATAATGGCAATACTTGGCGGAGCAGGGGCTTTATTCTCATTAATTAAGATAATTCAAATTTTTTCAACAAATATGTTGTCTACAGGCTTTGGTGCCTATTTGTCTTTATTGGCAGGATTAGCTTTAGTAGGGATTTACTTTTTTGTAAGTGATGAGGGAGACATAAATTTACCCAAATAAAATAATAAATTTATCAACACCGTGCCATGCTGCAGCGTGGCACGGTAATAAGGTGTCAATTAATTGCCTGATTCATTAAAATTATTTGTCAATAATCGCTGATAAATATGTTTTGATAAAACAATAACAAAGCACTACAATTTTGTGGTGCTTTTTTTAATTAAATTCTAAACGATAAATAAAACAGGCATAATAAGAATTATTTAATATATTCTTCTTTATAAGAAATATCTTTATCAAGATATATTTCGGTGAAATGATGCTTCTTTAGAAATGATGCAAATTTCATGTCAGCAACTAAAATATGAACTGTAAGCCATTTTTTCAGATATTCTGCAACAAAGTATCCTAATTCTAATTGAGAAGAAGTTGTATCTCCCATGAAATCAGCGATTTTTTTTCTGAAAGTATTATGTTTTTCTATATGTTCATCATATTCTGTACTGTTATAGCCGTATTTTTTGAATAATTTTTCTTCTGTTGTAAAATGAAAGATTGTGTACAATTTCAAATCTACAATGATTTCTTGAACTGAATCACAATCTTTTTTTAATATTATTTCATCATGTAATTTGTTTATTAATTCTACTAATTTTTTATGTTGTTTATCAATTTTTTCAATTCCTGTATTGTATTCTTTTTTCCATTCAATATACATATCTTATTTATTTATAACAATTTTAAATAATATTTGAAGACAAAGATATTAAAAATGATTAAAAGATGCAAATATCTGATAATATTTTTGCATTGTAAATCTTGTGTGCTCAATAAATAACTGCTGCAAATTTTTTATGTTAATATTCGGATATGTAAACTCGAAAACTTTATATATGCTCCTAAACATATTTATTAATACTAATTTCTTATAAAATTTAACAAATAATATGTTTTAGTTTGCAGTATTTTCATAATTTTGGATTGTTTTTAATTTTTAAACTTAACCAATTGATTTTCGGTATAGGTACAGATATTATTGAAGTTGATCGTATTTTATTACAATTGACTAAAACAGAGGGGCTTAAATCTAAATTGTTTACAGAAGAAGAAATAAAATATTGCGAATCAAAAAGATATCCCGAGCAACATTTTGCCGGAAGGTTTGCCGCAAAAGAAGCTTTTTTTAAAGCGTTGGGTACAGGATGGGGAAGAGGGTTTGCATTTGATCAACTTGAGATCGTTAATAATGAATCAGGAAATCCGGATTTTATTGTAAACGGAAAAGTAAAAGAATTTTTAAAAACAAAAAAAATAACAAAAATACAGGTTTCAATATCACATTTAAAAAAAATTGCAAATGCTTTTGTGATACTTGAATATTAATATTAATTTCTAATTTCAAAAATTTAATTTATGTCAAACATTGGTTCATACGATGAAAGAATAAAAAACTTCGATTGGTCGCTTTCTGAAAAAGAACTCGAATACAAAGAAGGTGATATTATTAATATTGGTTGGTATTGCAGCGATCGAATATGTAATATGGGAAAAGCCGATAAGCTTGCTTTAAAGTGGGAAGGCCTTGGAGGAAAGGAGAAACAATATACATTTAATGATATTCGATTAGCAAGTAATACTATCGGCTCTCATCTTCGTGATCTCGGTATTAAAAATGAAGACAGAGTTTGCATCTTCCTTGACAGAATACCGGAATTGTATCTTAGTTTTCTCGGTATTTTAAAAATCGGAGCAATTGCACAACCGTTATTTTCAGCTTTCGGTGACGAATCTTTGCATGTCAGATTAGAAAATGCCGAAACAAAAGCAATTATTACTCAAAGAAAACATGTAGGTAAAGTAAGAAGGATTTTAGAAAAACTTCCGTATTTAACTAATATCATTATTGTTGATCATGACGGAAAAAAACCTCTGAAAGAAAAAGAAACTGTTTTTTCATTAGAAGAAGCAACTCCCGTAGAAGAATTCAATGTATTTCCTACTAAAGCTGAATCTCCTTCTGTTCTTCATTATACTTCCGGTACAACAGGCCAACCAAAAGGAGTTAAACATGTTCATTATTCTTTGATCTCTCAGTATTTAACTTCAAAATGGGTCTTGGATCTTCAAGATGATGATATATACTGGTGTACTGCAGATCCCGGTTGGGTAACTGGAACTTCATACGGAATAATAGGTCCTTGGAGTTTGGGTGTTACTCAATGTGTTTTAGATACCGGCTTTTCTGCTGATGCATGGTATAAGTTTATTGAGAAAAATAAAATTACGATGTGGTATTCGGCACCAACTGCTATCAGATCATTAATGAAAGCAGGTGACGACACTGTTAAAAAATATGACCTTTCTTGTTTAAGACATCTGGCAAGTGTCGGGGAACCGCTTAATGCAGAAGCTGTTATCTGGGGTGAAAAAGTTTTCGGTTTACCGTTTTATGATACTTATTGGCAAACTGAAACCGGTTCAATGATGTTGACTAATTTTCCGGAAATGAAAATTAAACCCGGTTCTATGGGGAAAGCTTTTCCGGGTATTACGGCTGCTGTTATAAATTCAAAAACTTATGAGATCATTACAGAACCCGGAATTATCGGGTTGATAGCCTTCAAACCGGATTGGCCGGCAATGATGAGAACATACTGGAATAATGAAAAAACGTATAATGAAAAATTCAAGGACGGTTGGTATCTGCCCGGAGACAGAGCAAAACTTGATGAAGAAGGATATTGGTGGTTTGTAGGAAGAGATGATGATGTGATAAATACCGGCGGACATCTTGTGAGTCCCTTCGAAGTTGAATCTGCACTGTTAGAACACGAAGCTGTTGCTGAATCGGCTGTTGTGGCTAAGCCTGATGTTGTGAATATGGAAGTAGTGAAGGCATTTGTTGTTTTGAAACCCGGAAATGAACCCGATGATGAAATGGAGTTGAACATTATGAATTTCATACGAAAAAAATTATCACCTTTGGCTATGCCACAAGAAATTGAATATATAAAATCTTTACCAAAAACAAGAAGCGGTAAAATAATGAGAAGAATTTTACATGCACAAGAATGGGGTGAAGAAATCGGTGATACTTCAACTTTGGAAGATGATGAGGATTAGCCCTTAATTTTTCAAATGCTTAAATGATTATTGTATAAAATCAATTTACACTATACGATTCAAATTAAATATCAACCTTTAAAAAATAAAAGATGGAAGAATTAAAAAAAGTAATTTTGGAATATGTAATTGAAGAATATCTCGAAGATGAAGATGAAGAATTGGATTTCGACAGCCCGCTTATTTCAGGAGGAATTGTTGATTCATTCTCAATGGTATCATTGAAAAGATTTTTAGAAACAAGGTATAAAATTTCTTTACCTGATGACAGAGCTACACCTGAAGCATTTGATACAGTAACAAGTATTTCTGAATTAGTAACTGAATTTCAGGACAAATAAATGCTTAAATGGTATAATGCTTAAATGCTTTAATAAATATTTAATTGAGAATTATTTTTTTATTAAGGAACAAAGATTTATGCAAGTAATTTTACTATTTTAAGATAAATTGTCGCAAAATATTGAAGCATTAAAGCATTTCATCATTGAAGCATTACTTTATATTTCAACTAAAATTATGTTAAAGCAGATTATTTATTATAAAAAATATATACAAAATATAAAAGACCATGGGATACAGTAATAAAGTAAGAGAGGTATTACAAAATGAATTGGCTGAAATTGATAATGCCGGAATCTTTAAAAAAGAAAGATTTATACATTCGGTTCAAGATGCCGATATTGAAGTTGAATTTCCTACAGGAGCATCATTGCAAAAAGTAATCAATATGTGTTCTAATAACTATCTCGGACTTTCAAGTCATCCTGAAGTTATTAAAGCTGCACATAAAGGTCTGGATCACAGAGGCTACGGAATGTCTTCAGTGCGATTTATTTGCGGAACTCAAGATATTCATCGTGAATTGGAGAATAAAGTAAGCGAATTTCTCGGAACTGAAGATACTATCTTATTTCCATCTTGTATGGATGCAAACACAGGCGTATTTGAAGCATTTATGACGGCTGAAGATGTTATGATTTCCGATCGTCTTGTGCATGCATCAATTATTGACGGAATAAGACTGTCGCCGGCAGTGAGAGATACTTTCAAGCATTCCAATATGCAACATCTTGAAAGCAAATTACAAATGCATGCAGACAAGCGTTTAAAAGTTGTAATCACTGACGGTGTGTTCTCAATGGACGGTGATACTGCAAAATTAGATGAAATGGTTGCATTATGTGAAAAATATGATGCGATGTTGTTTGTTGATGATTCTCACTCATCCGGATTTATCGGTAAAACAGGAAAAGGAACGCATGAGAAATATGGTGTAGTCGGTAAAATTGATATTATTACAACTACTTTCGGAAAAGCTCTCGGCGGTGCATCAGGAGGTTGTGTTTCAGGAAGAAAAGAGATTGTTGAGATGTGTCGTCAAAAAGCACGTCCTTACCTTTTCTCAAATACTATGGCTCCCGTTGTTGTATCGGGTGTTTTGGAAGTATTTAACATCCTTTCAAAAAGTACGGAAAGAAGAGATAAACTGGAAAAAAATGCCGAATATTGGAGAAAAGGCTTAACTGACGCCGGATTTGTTTTAAAAGAAGGAGATACTCCGATAGTCCCGGTTATGCTGTTTAATGCTAAATTAGCTCAAGATTTTTCAAAAGATCTTTATAATGAAGGTATTTATGCAATCGGCTTCTTTTTCCCTGTTGTGCCAAAAGCACAAGCAAGAATCAGAACCCAAATCTCTGCCGGACATGAAATTCATCACTTGGATAAAGCCTTGGAAGCATTTATCAAAGTCGGTAAAAAATATGATATTCTCGGCAAAACGAAACAAGAGATTATTGATATGTACGGGAAATAAATAATTGTACATTTTAATACAACAAAACCTCCGGTTGATTTTTTCAAATGAGTTCCGGAGGTTTTTTTATGATTAATATCTCAATTAAGCTCCCAATATCTCTGAATAATCAAATATAAGATGGTAAACCTTAATTGTAATTTTTTTTGAAATGTGCTTATGTTCCGAAACTCTACAATATTTAAAGTTACTGATTTTGTGTTCTTTCAAGTTCTTTTTATTTCCTAATATAAATGTATTATAAGTTTCAGAAGATAATTTTATTTCTAAATCTTCAATTATTTTAGGAATATCTGGTAATTTATTTTCAACAAAACCTATCATTCCGTTAAAAGGAAACCTGAAACCGGTTTTCCAATAATCACGATTGATAAACTTTTCAATATCTGATAAATATGCGTTATCAATTGTTTCTTTTTGTTTTATTCGTTTGCATTCAAAAGCAAAGTAGTGGTCTTCTTTTGCAATATGATTCCATGCCGACGGTAAACCAAGATTTGAAACAAAAATATCAATTTTATCTCGTTGCATTTTTCCGTTTTTCCAATATTCTTTTTCCGTTTCAAATTGAAAAGTGAGATTTTGAATTTTTGAAATG
Above is a genomic segment from Bacteroidales bacterium containing:
- a CDS encoding insulinase family protein — its product is MYKTILTLLILTFSFVGFAQKTNDHGGKVPLDKNVIYGTLPNGMKYYIRHNEVPKDRAEYYIVHNVGAVLENKDQNGLAHYTEHMAFNGTKNFPGKGILDFMELNGVAFGHNVNAFTSHDVTAYMLSKVPTTRPGLIDTSLLVLHDWSCFISMEDKEIDLERGVIHEEWRTRRTADFRLRKKTAEVLFNGSKYVEHDVIGDIDVIDNHEYKTMRDFYFDWYRPDLQALIVIGDFDPQDIENRIKKIFADIPKRENPKERYYIDIHDNKEPLIKVATDPEASRISVQLVYKHDIVEPENKDMNYYKLQIENSLYQIMFNNRLNELTQSEHPPYVYAYNFYGDIVRKKAAYYTMGIANPGEIHLTLATLLTENKRVKEHGFTESELERAKSELLMRLEKQYNERSKTKSERYVWRYFSNFLTNEPAPGIEFEFDYNKKILPSIAVGEVNILAKNRITENNMVVTVTGPEIEGKELFKESEILEIIEKIKTRPVEAYVDNVLDEPLLKDIPKASEMISETTENGLTEYKYDNGVTVVIKPTDFKDDEILMTAFSYGGVSLISDEDIPSAMMASSIISMSGVGEFSNIELQKKLSGKNVRVSTFIDMNDEGFNGNCSPAEFETLLQLTYLYFTSPRKDETAYSAYMQRLMAFFENKSLDPNARFRDTISVTMADYHPRVMPFNKELLSKVDYEKLFDIYKDRFKDAEDFVFIFVGNIDSKTAKPLIDSYLGGLPSNDREETFKDNNIRTPKGIVDKKLKFKLEVDKSTVYVNFSGDYKYTPKNNVDLAALRYLFNLRYTETIREEEGGTYGVRVSSERNHYPIETYQMKFKFDCAPEKSEHLTSIIYREVEKIKKEGPTKEDFQKTVEYLKKNREEQLRENSFWKSALLKKYYHGYDPTDAENFDDLVNSLTIESLKKAVNKFFNNDKHVQIVLMPE
- a CDS encoding DUF2807 domain-containing protein, yielding MKKLLTLSSLMLIFFTLISCNISGVKGSKNVIKKNRTITESFNAIKVSQGIDVYLKQSDNISVTVEADDNIYDLLITEVKNNVLHIYFEKNVGRVKAKIVYVSMKEIVALTSSSGADIKGEGKITGNILDLKASSGADIELECDVEELTCTSSSGSDIDISGTCKKFEANSSSGSDINAEDLKSNHVDAESSSGSDITVYVIETLKADASSGADIIYKGEPKEKDIEKSSGGSVRGR
- a CDS encoding bacteriohemerythrin — encoded protein: MYIEWKKEYNTGIEKIDKQHKKLVELINKLHDEIILKKDCDSVQEIIVDLKLYTIFHFTTEEKLFKKYGYNSTEYDEHIEKHNTFRKKIADFMGDTTSSQLELGYFVAEYLKKWLTVHILVADMKFASFLKKHHFTEIYLDKDISYKEEYIK
- the acpS gene encoding holo-ACP synthase; translation: MIFGIGTDIIEVDRILLQLTKTEGLKSKLFTEEEIKYCESKRYPEQHFAGRFAAKEAFFKALGTGWGRGFAFDQLEIVNNESGNPDFIVNGKVKEFLKTKKITKIQVSISHLKKIANAFVILEY
- the acsA gene encoding acetate--CoA ligase, with the protein product MSNIGSYDERIKNFDWSLSEKELEYKEGDIINIGWYCSDRICNMGKADKLALKWEGLGGKEKQYTFNDIRLASNTIGSHLRDLGIKNEDRVCIFLDRIPELYLSFLGILKIGAIAQPLFSAFGDESLHVRLENAETKAIITQRKHVGKVRRILEKLPYLTNIIIVDHDGKKPLKEKETVFSLEEATPVEEFNVFPTKAESPSVLHYTSGTTGQPKGVKHVHYSLISQYLTSKWVLDLQDDDIYWCTADPGWVTGTSYGIIGPWSLGVTQCVLDTGFSADAWYKFIEKNKITMWYSAPTAIRSLMKAGDDTVKKYDLSCLRHLASVGEPLNAEAVIWGEKVFGLPFYDTYWQTETGSMMLTNFPEMKIKPGSMGKAFPGITAAVINSKTYEIITEPGIIGLIAFKPDWPAMMRTYWNNEKTYNEKFKDGWYLPGDRAKLDEEGYWWFVGRDDDVINTGGHLVSPFEVESALLEHEAVAESAVVAKPDVVNMEVVKAFVVLKPGNEPDDEMELNIMNFIRKKLSPLAMPQEIEYIKSLPKTRSGKIMRRILHAQEWGEEIGDTSTLEDDED
- a CDS encoding glycine C-acetyltransferase; translated protein: MGYSNKVREVLQNELAEIDNAGIFKKERFIHSVQDADIEVEFPTGASLQKVINMCSNNYLGLSSHPEVIKAAHKGLDHRGYGMSSVRFICGTQDIHRELENKVSEFLGTEDTILFPSCMDANTGVFEAFMTAEDVMISDRLVHASIIDGIRLSPAVRDTFKHSNMQHLESKLQMHADKRLKVVITDGVFSMDGDTAKLDEMVALCEKYDAMLFVDDSHSSGFIGKTGKGTHEKYGVVGKIDIITTTFGKALGGASGGCVSGRKEIVEMCRQKARPYLFSNTMAPVVVSGVLEVFNILSKSTERRDKLEKNAEYWRKGLTDAGFVLKEGDTPIVPVMLFNAKLAQDFSKDLYNEGIYAIGFFFPVVPKAQARIRTQISAGHEIHHLDKALEAFIKVGKKYDILGKTKQEIIDMYGK